One Tubulanus polymorphus chromosome 5, tnTubPoly1.2, whole genome shotgun sequence DNA segment encodes these proteins:
- the LOC141906166 gene encoding growth hormone secretagogue receptor type 1-like gives MDAVTGVTEMTYTAVNADTGAPFSDNDTTGLLNTTNSTYSVFQGFRTQNEFYDNYTIMLKIDRSVTPIWWILGIPGNILSFMVWIQRRMRHSSGIYLAALSLFDCCFLLSNIVFELQETWDVGTMDHPFVCEGFPVFFLTFQYLSPLLVLAFTVERYISVCFPFKRDKYCTIGRATKVTILLITISFVLALVQGYFYIYDRQSGTCKPRPEALHGGTASIWSIWTWISEVLVFVLVPLVVLIFNILVIKVARKLSKSEAVYLNSKNVPKTSATTVMLLAVSFYLIIGVLPVTIVYALYVIFPLGDIKIPLSEVPTNPQWHRHFVYGTVRTTFEVFGMSHYACKFYIYCLTGKVFRKELRLLFQRVCCKKAYLAYVMRSRGTYTYELSDSRKQNGTCV, from the coding sequence ATGGACGCGGTGACCGGGGTTACGGAAATGACCTACACGGCGGTAAATGCGGATACCGGCGCGCCGTTTTCAGATAACGACACGACAGGTTTACTGAACACGACGAACTCGACGTACAGCGTCTTCCAGGGATTCCGAACTCAAAACGAATTCTACGATAATTACACGATTATGTTGAAGATCGACCGGTCGGTGACGCCGATCTGGTGGATCTTAGGAATACCGGGAAACATACTTAGTTTCATGGTTTGGATACAGCGACGTATGAGACATTCATCCGGGATATATCTAGCCGCGTTGTCTTTATTCGACTGTTGTTTTCTGTTGAGCAATATCGTATTCGAATTGCAAGAGACCTGGGACGTGGGGACTATGGATCATCCGTTCGTCTGCGAAGGATTCCCGGTGTTTTTTCTCACGTTCCAGTACTTATCCCCGTTGCTGGTGTTAGCCTTCACGGTCGAGAGGTACATATCCGTGTGTTTTCCGTTCAAAAGGGATAAATACTGCACGATCGGAAGGGCTACTAAAGTCACCATACTGCTGATCACGATATCGTTCGTTTTGGCGCTAGTTCAAGGATACTTTTACATATACGATCGCCAGAGCGGCACATGCAAACCGCGACCTGAGGCGTTACACGGCGGCACGGCGTCGATCTGGTCGATTTGGACTTGGATTTCGGAGGTGTTAGTATTCGTGCTCGTTCCACTGGTGGTGCtcatttttaacattttagTTATCAAGGTAGCGCGTAAACTATCGAAAAGCGAAGCCGTTTATTTGAACAGTAAAAATGTGCCGAAAACGAGCGCCACGACGGTCATGTTACTCGCCGTATCTTTTTACTTGATTATTGGCGTATTGCCGGTTACTATCGTCTATGCCTTGTACGTGATCTTTCCATTGGGCGATATCAAAATACCCCTATCCGAGGTACCCACCAATCCGCAATGGCACAGACATTTCGTTTACGGTACAGTTCGTACTACGTTCGAAGTATTCGGCATGTCGCATTACGCGtgcaaattttatatttactgCCTGACCGGGAAAGTATTCCGCAAAGAGCTGCGGTTACTATTTCAGCGCGTATGCTGCAAGAAAGCGTACCTGGCGTATGTGATGCGGTCGCGCGGTACTTACACCTACGAATTGTCCGATTCCCGCAAACAGAACGGAACGTGCGTATAG